One Caloramator mitchellensis DNA window includes the following coding sequences:
- a CDS encoding NCS2 family permease, giving the protein MSSKTQTVNQNSGFAGWAEKIFKLRENKTDVRTEIIAGFTTFMTMAYILIVNPLILGETGMDKGALFTATALSAAVATLVMAFHANYPFALAPGMGLNAFFAFTVVIGMKYSWEVALTAILIEGIIFIILSVTRVREAIVNAIPLTIKHAVSVGIGLFIAFIGVRSAGIVVNSDDTAVTLGNLTSPQVAVALVGLVVIGYLLAKGVKGAILIGILVATVVGIPLKVTPMPSALISAPPSLSPIFFKFDFSKILTGEFLIVMFTFLFVDMFDTIGTLVGVASKADMLDKEGKLPRAKQALLADAIGTTFGAVVGTSTVTTYVESAAGVAEGGRTGLTALTTAILMLLALLFSPILTIVPGAATAPALIIIGLFMMTPITKINLEDFTEGIPAFLTIIMMPFAYSIAEGLVFGIVSYVVLKVITGKARDVSITMYILAILFAIKSVM; this is encoded by the coding sequence GTGTCAAGCAAAACTCAAACAGTAAACCAAAACTCTGGCTTTGCAGGTTGGGCAGAAAAAATTTTTAAGCTAAGGGAGAACAAGACTGACGTTAGGACAGAAATCATCGCAGGGTTTACAACATTTATGACCATGGCTTACATTTTAATCGTAAACCCACTGATATTAGGCGAAACTGGAATGGACAAAGGAGCTTTATTTACGGCAACAGCACTATCAGCTGCAGTTGCAACTCTTGTTATGGCTTTCCACGCCAATTACCCATTTGCACTTGCACCTGGTATGGGGCTTAATGCATTCTTTGCGTTTACAGTTGTAATAGGAATGAAATATTCCTGGGAAGTTGCATTAACCGCAATTCTTATCGAAGGTATAATATTCATAATACTTTCAGTTACAAGGGTTCGTGAAGCAATAGTTAATGCCATACCGTTAACAATCAAGCATGCTGTCAGCGTAGGTATTGGTCTTTTCATCGCCTTCATAGGCGTTAGAAGTGCAGGTATTGTTGTTAATTCAGATGATACTGCTGTGACATTAGGGAATTTGACAAGTCCTCAGGTAGCAGTTGCACTTGTAGGTTTGGTTGTTATTGGTTATTTGCTTGCTAAGGGAGTTAAGGGTGCCATATTGATTGGAATATTAGTAGCAACAGTTGTAGGAATACCTTTAAAGGTAACCCCAATGCCAAGCGCATTAATAAGCGCTCCGCCATCATTATCACCTATTTTCTTTAAATTTGACTTTAGCAAAATATTAACTGGTGAATTTTTGATAGTTATGTTTACATTCCTGTTTGTTGATATGTTTGACACAATAGGAACGCTTGTTGGAGTTGCATCAAAGGCGGATATGCTCGATAAGGAAGGAAAACTTCCAAGGGCAAAGCAGGCACTTTTAGCTGATGCTATTGGAACAACATTTGGTGCTGTTGTAGGAACAAGCACAGTAACAACTTATGTTGAAAGTGCGGCAGGTGTGGCAGAAGGCGGAAGGACAGGGCTTACTGCTTTAACAACAGCAATTTTAATGCTTTTGGCACTATTATTCTCGCCAATACTTACAATAGTTCCTGGTGCGGCTACTGCTCCAGCATTGATAATAATAGGTTTATTCATGATGACTCCAATTACAAAGATTAACCTTGAAGACTTTACTGAAGGTATCCCAGCCTTCTTAACAATAATTATGATGCCATTTGCATACAGCATAGCTGAAGGATTGGTATTTGGTATCGTATCGTATGTTGTTTTGAAGGTTATAACAGGAAAGGCAAGGGATGTCTCAATAACAATGTATATATTGGCAATACTATTTGCAATAAAGAGCGTTATGTAA
- a CDS encoding EutN/CcmL family microcompartment protein, whose amino-acid sequence MNLGKVIGTVIATRKDERLVGSKLMITQPLDYDYKPIGNPFIAVDTVGAGIGEVVIYTTSGTAARLAARKMEAPIDIAIVGIVDKVDIEP is encoded by the coding sequence TTTAGGTAAGGTAATCGGAACAGTAATTGCAACAAGAAAGGACGAAAGGCTGGTTGGAAGTAAACTTATGATAACACAACCTCTAGATTATGATTATAAGCCTATTGGCAATCCATTTATTGCAGTTGATACGGTTGGCGCTGGCATAGGTGAAGTTGTTATATACACAACTTCTGGAACAGCTGCAAGGCTTGCAGCAAGAAAAATGGAGGCTCCAATTGATATTGCAATTGTTGGCATAGTCGACAAAGTAGACATTGAACCTTAG
- the ade gene encoding adenine deaminase produces MKAQDVKRAIEYRQLIDVLMGNGYADIVLYRGNVINVVSGEIYRADVAIKGKYILMVGDAENLIGEKTLVVDLQGKYVSPGFIDSHMHFESSMLTITEFSRLSIPSGTTTLVADPHEIGNALGPVGIKAMADEIANVPNHVHLVIPSLTPDCPKLETAGYDITSKDMEELLNYKNIIGIGELQGFSNAKHVYRNTPEIIDDLLASTSYAKSIGKIVDGNAPELFGAELAAHIITTGGKCSCHETTTKEECVEKIRQGVYVFMREGSTQKNMAECIRAYTEEGLDTRRMILATDDMVAADLETLGHMNEIIRRTIKQGIEPVKAIQMATINPAEYFNLQDRGALLPGKLADIAVISDLEEMKVDAVFIEGKLVSAKGKLLIDLPKYVYPESVKNSVKCEKISEVDIMIKTNKNMARVRCIELIPDQNLTGALEEEMRVSSGVILPDTSKDVLEMICVERYGRRGTIGKTFVKGFGLKQGAFAESVSHDAHNIIAVGCNLRDIVSAVNRVIEIGGGIAISNNGRILEELRLPVGGLITDELNGHEVSEKIMQMERIARETLGCRVHAPFMHLSFLALTTSPKWKITDMGLVDVNNFKILETVVT; encoded by the coding sequence TTGAAGGCACAGGATGTAAAAAGGGCAATAGAATATAGACAGCTTATTGATGTTTTGATGGGAAATGGATATGCGGATATAGTTTTGTATAGAGGGAATGTTATAAATGTTGTTTCAGGTGAAATCTACAGGGCGGACGTTGCTATAAAGGGTAAATACATACTCATGGTTGGGGATGCTGAAAATCTTATTGGTGAAAAAACACTTGTTGTTGACCTTCAAGGAAAGTATGTATCACCAGGATTTATTGATTCACATATGCATTTTGAGAGCAGTATGTTAACTATTACGGAGTTTTCAAGGCTCTCAATTCCTTCAGGGACTACGACTTTAGTTGCTGACCCACATGAGATAGGAAATGCATTAGGTCCAGTTGGAATAAAGGCTATGGCGGATGAGATAGCCAATGTTCCAAATCATGTGCATCTTGTAATTCCATCTTTAACTCCAGACTGCCCAAAACTTGAAACTGCAGGATACGACATAACTTCAAAGGATATGGAGGAGCTTTTGAATTACAAAAATATTATTGGTATCGGCGAATTACAGGGATTTAGCAATGCAAAGCATGTTTATAGAAACACACCAGAGATAATCGATGACCTTTTGGCATCAACAAGTTACGCTAAATCCATAGGGAAAATAGTTGATGGCAACGCTCCTGAGTTATTTGGAGCTGAGCTTGCAGCTCATATAATAACAACTGGAGGGAAATGCTCCTGCCATGAAACAACAACAAAGGAGGAGTGCGTTGAAAAAATCCGCCAGGGAGTTTATGTGTTTATGCGTGAGGGTTCAACCCAGAAGAATATGGCAGAGTGTATAAGAGCCTATACAGAAGAAGGGCTTGACACAAGAAGAATGATTCTTGCAACCGACGATATGGTTGCAGCCGACCTTGAAACGTTGGGACATATGAATGAAATAATTAGAAGAACAATAAAACAGGGCATAGAACCCGTAAAAGCTATACAAATGGCAACGATTAATCCAGCGGAATATTTCAACCTTCAGGATAGAGGGGCATTATTGCCGGGAAAACTTGCAGATATTGCGGTGATAAGCGACTTAGAAGAGATGAAGGTGGATGCAGTTTTTATAGAAGGAAAACTTGTATCAGCAAAAGGAAAGCTTCTGATAGACCTTCCAAAGTATGTTTATCCCGAATCGGTAAAAAATTCAGTTAAGTGTGAAAAGATATCTGAAGTGGATATTATGATAAAGACTAATAAAAATATGGCAAGAGTAAGATGCATAGAACTTATCCCAGACCAAAACTTAACAGGTGCACTTGAAGAAGAAATGAGGGTAAGTTCAGGAGTCATATTGCCAGATACATCAAAGGATGTTCTTGAGATGATATGTGTTGAGAGGTATGGAAGAAGGGGGACAATCGGTAAAACATTTGTCAAGGGATTTGGTCTTAAACAAGGAGCCTTTGCGGAGAGTGTATCCCATGACGCACATAATATTATTGCAGTAGGGTGCAACTTGAGGGATATCGTTAGCGCTGTTAACAGGGTGATTGAGATTGGCGGCGGAATAGCTATTTCAAACAACGGTAGAATTTTAGAGGAATTGAGGCTTCCAGTAGGTGGGTTAATAACTGATGAACTTAACGGACATGAAGTAAGCGAAAAGATAATGCAAATGGAGAGAATAGCAAGAGAAACATTGGGATGCAGGGTTCATGCTCCTTTTATGCATTTATCATTCCTTGCACTTACAACAAGCCCTAAGTGGAAAATAACTGACATGGGACTTGTTGATGTAAATAATTTTAAGATACTCGAAACTGTAGTGACATAA